Below is a genomic region from Hylemonella gracilis.
ACGCCGCTGGCCTCGCTGCGCGAAGGCGTGGCCCTGCTGGAAGACGGGGTGACCGGTCCGCTCAACGAGCGCCAGCACGAGGTGGCGCGCATCCTGCACCAGAACGCGCAAACCTTGCAGCAACGCATCGAGGCCCTGCTGCGCTTCAACGCGGCCGCCTTCGAGGCACGGCAGCTCAGCCGCCGCGCGGTGGATCTGCACGCGCTGCTTGCCGCGCAGATCGAGGCGCAACGCCTGCAATGGCGGGGTCGCAATCTGGCGATGCGGGTACGGCACGGGGAGGACGAACACCGCGAGGGGCCGTCGCTGCCGGCCGGCGCCCTGCCCCGGCTGCCCGAGCTGCTTCTGGACGAGGAAAAGATCGGCATCGCGATCGCCAACCTGCTGTCCAATGCGATCCGCTTCTCACCGCCGGGCGGCGTCATCGACCTCGCCTTCGGTACCCGGCTCGGCTGGGTGACGCTGGACATCCGCGACCAGGGTCCCGGCGTGGCCGGGACGGACCGCGAGCGCATCTTCGAGCCGTTTTACCGCGGCCAACGCCAGCCCGAACAGCCGTCCGCACACGCTCTGCATGGCAGCGGCATCGGCCTGTCCATCGTGCGGGAATACATCGAAGCCCACGGCGGACGCATTACATTGGTGGACGATTCGGTTTCCGACAACGCATCCCTCGTCCCGCCCGGCGCGCAGTCACCTGGTGCGCACTTCCGCATCGAGTTGCCGCATGGGAGTCCGCTTTGATGACGGACTGCGGATGCCGTGCCTGGACCGCATCCGGAAACGACCTGCCATGAGCTTCCCGCCACACCTGCCTGACAACGCGCATGGTGCCCCCCGCGCCCGGCCGGGGGCGTGGGCGCGGGGGTCGCGCCTCCTGGCGGCGGGGATGGTCTTGGGCCCACTCGCCGGCTGCGCGGCGCAGCTCTGGCCACCCTCGGCGTGGTCGCTGTCGGTGGACCTGCCCTTCACACCCCCCCGCCCCGCCGAGGCGGCCCCGATCGCCACACCACCCAGCCCGCCCGGGACACCCGCGTCGGCCTGGCTGAAGGACCCCGGCAACGTCTCCGAGGCGCTGGCTTACGTCGCGGTCCTGTGCAACCTGCCTCCCGCGGAGCTGACCGCCGAGATCGAGCGGCTGAAAATCATCAACGCCCAGGACGGACACGACGCGCTGCGGGCGCGGCAGCTCGCCTTCGCGGAACAGCTTGCGCAGCTGTACGCGGAGCGGCAGCGCCTGCAGGAATCCAATGACAAACAGGCCCTGCAACTGCGCGAGCGCCAGCGCCGCATCGAGCAGTTGAACGGTCAGATCGAAGCGATGCGCGCCGTCGAGTACAGCCTTCCCGCGGCGGCGGCGGGCGGGTCCGCCCCCCTCGCATCGACGACAAAACCGGGCGGTGCCGCAGCGCGCAGGGGCACCACGGGTTTCACCATTCCCTCCGCACCGACGGGGTCCAAACCCCTTCCGGCCAGCGCGGCCGAGCCTGCCGCAGGCCGCGACGAACCCGACGCCAAAATCGACGAAGAGACGCACCCGGCGTCCGAACCCTGACGCCCGCGTCCGCCGCGTCGTCGTCGGCGATACGCCTAGCCTAGCTTGCCCACTTGACACATGGCGATCGCTCCAGGCTCTGCTGCTCAAAAGACAAGCAGGCAGATGGAATCACCCTGGTCAATTTCCCTCGCACATCAATTGACGGCGCTTCGATAACGGGTTTGAGGAGCGAGAGGAACATATCGTCGCCGAGTGGAAGATGCCGGCCAGTCCCGCGCCGGGCTGGCGCAGGACTGGGGGAGTCCCATCGTCGCGCGTCCCTCTAGACCGGGCGGGCGTTGTCAACCAGACTCAAGAAGTCGTAGTCCGTCTGGATGAAGTATTGCAGGTCGAAGTCTTCGTGCGTGACCACGATGAGGATCGCGGCCTTCTCTTTCAGGTACTCGGCGATGGCCTTCATGACCAGGGCGCGGGTCTCGAAGTCGATGTGGGCGAAGGGCTCGTCCAACAGGATCACGTCAGGCTCGGCGGCCAGGGCGCGGACAATGTCCATGCGCTTCATCTCGCCGGAACTGAGCGACCGGGGCAGGTTGTCCAAGAGCACCCGGCGTAGCTGGATCTTGTCCATCAGCGCCTGCACCCGGTCCTCGGCGTAGAAGGCCGGATTGCCGTAGACCTTGCCGATCTCCTTGAGAGAGTCCCTCACCTTCAGGTCGGGGAAGAACGAGAAGCGGGAATCCTGCTGAACGATGGCGATCTTGCGCCGATACGGTTTGAAGGCTTCGGGGTCCCCGCCGCGCTCGTGGGGCTTCAAGGCCACCAGATCCTGGCCACCGAGGTCGATGGTTCCGCTGGTGCCGTCCAACAGCCGCAGGATGGCCTTGATCATGGTCGTCTTGCCGCAGCCCGAGGGGCCGGTGACGCCGTAGATGTGGGATCGGCGGAAGGTCACGTCGAGATGCTTGTAGGCCCAGCTCGGACGGTCGCCGAAAACACCCCGAACCATGTAGTGCTGACTGACGTCTCTCAGGTCCAGGCCTACGGCACCGGTGCCGTCGTCCTTCTCCTTGTCGATCACGACGTCGTCGGGGAGTTTGTCGAGCGTGATGAGCTTCTGGTTCTCGAGGCGCAGGATGACGTCGAGGTGCAGGGCGCGAACGAAGTCGAGGTCGTGGCTGGCCATGAGAATGGTCTTGCCCTTGCCCAGAATCTCGTCGTTGAGGAAGGTGATGAAGCGCTTGCGCAGTTGCCGATCGAGGTTGACGGTGGGCTCATCCAGCAGCACCAGGTCGGCCTTGCGTGAGAGCAGGATCATCAGGGTGATCCGCTGAAGCTCACCGCCGGAGACTTCGTCGGGATACTGTTTCGCGTACCGGGTGAAGTCGAGGTTGAAGAACTCCTTGAGCCGCCGTGCGACCAGTTCCTGGGCCTCGGGGCAGATGATCTTGAGGTTCTGCTCCAGCGACAGAGCCGGATTCATGGCCTGGGCCGTCTCGGCGGGAACGAAGGTCAGACCGACGTGGAGGATGCTCCGCCAGGTTTCGAGGCTGGTCTTCTTGCCACCGACGTAGGCGTCGATGCCATGGAGTTTCATTCCACCAGCCATGGTGAAAGGCCCGTAGAGGAGGCCAGCCAGGGTCTTGAGGAAGACCGACTTGCCGGAGCCAGTGGTACCAGTGATCACCGTCGAGGTACCGGGCACGGGTTCAAACCGCGCGATGTCGAACAGGAGCCGGTCCTTGAGGTGGACCGTGAAATTGTTGACGAGGACGGGGGCGGCGCTCATGCGTGCTGCTCCTTTTGCTTGTCTTGTCCCAAAAGGAGCAGGAACGCGAAACTCACCATGACCAAGAGGATGACCGGAAGCCAGAACATCAGCCGAGAACCGTCGATGTCGCGCAGCAGGACCATGCGCCAGGCGGCAATCAGGCCGCCGGGACTGGTGTGGGCCGGGGTACCGTTGGCACCCATGCCCACCTGGATGATGAAGCTGAACGAGCAATCCAACACCAGGGTCTTGAGCAGAATCACGGCAGCGGTGCGGCGCAGTACGTCGCGCATGTCCTTCGAGTTCAGCAGGACAGCCAGAATTCGCCCCCTGGTGAAGCCGTAGGACCGCAGCGACACGGAGTACTTGCGGTGGTAGAGCTCACCCAGCGGCAAGGCCACGCCGCGGACCGCTTCGGGAAGGGTCGTCAGGGTGGCGGCGAAGATGAAGACGCTCAAGGACAAAATGGTCGAGGTCGACGCCGAGTTGCTGGCCAGGGCCACGGCCACGGGGGCGTAGCAGAACAGTGCCACCAGAATGGCGGGGATCGATTCGACCGCGTCGAGCACCGCAGCGGTGGTCTTGCCCACCACGGGCCACAGGATCGAGCAGTAGCCCAGGACCACGGTCACGGCACCGGCCACCAAAACAGTGAAGGCCAGGGTGATGGACAGCTGACGAAAACTCGTCACCAGGCTGTGCCAGTAGGCCGTCGGCAGACCGACGGTCCACTCCCCTGCACCGGGAACCCAGGCGAAGAGGAAGGGCGAAAGCATCACCACCACGGCGGCGATGCCCAGAATCTCAAAGAGCTTTTTCATACCACCGCGGATACAGGACGAAGAGGGCCGACTTGACCAAGAAAGTCACCAGGGCATTGACGGCCAGGAGGACGAACACCGCGGCGATCAGGGTATCGGTGTTCATATTGACCAGGGCGTCCAGCAGGGTGCTGCCCAGCCCCGGAAAATTGAAGACCATCTCGGCGATGGTGACACCGCCGATGATGGCCGGGACTTTGCCCGCCACATAGGGGATGAACCGGGGAGCCGCAGAGTTCAAGAGATATCCGGTCACCGTCCCCGGCAGCGGCAGGACTCGACCGACCGCCGGCCCCAGGGTGCTGAACACCAGGGTGTGGGTCGTGTCGATCTGGCGCTTCATGTCCAGGGTCAAGAACCGGGCGGCGTCCCAGCCCAGACCTCCGAGAACCACCACCACCAGGGCGATGAGCATGGGGGAGGGATTCATGCCGGAAGAACCGTAGAGCAGCCAGAACCCGACGAAGAGCGGAACCGCCGACAAGAGCGAGGCCAGCAGGCCACCCAAGGCGCCCAGCCCGAGGGCCCTACGCCCCCCCTGCACGGTACGCAGGTAGGTCGACGAGGCCGCCGTGGATGCGCCCACCAGGGCGATGACCACCAGGAACAGCAGCGAGACCAAGGCCAAGGGGAAGGTGATGGCCGCGCCCGAACTGATGATCTCCCCGGCGCTGAACCCCGCCGTTTGGAGCGAGAAATCAGGGTTCAGGGTGACCATGGACCAGAAGGCCCCGAGGGTCTTGAGGTACAGGTCCGCCGAGGCACCGACGGAGGCGAGGTAGAGACCCACCAAGGCCAGGGTTCCGACCAGGGTGAAGACCACCCCGCGGAGCCCCAGCTCGAGGGCCAGAAAGCGCAGGAACCTCATTGGGCCCATTCCTCAACCGAGAGGAAGGGGTTGTCCGAAGCGATGACAACGTTCTTGATGGCCCGGGAATAAACGTCCTTCTTGAGGCTGACCAAGGGCACCGAGGGTTGCAGGGCGCCGATCTTGGCCTGCAGCTCACGCGTGACCTTGATCCAGTCGGTGGCCACCACGGTGTTGTCCC
It encodes:
- a CDS encoding ATP-binding cassette domain-containing protein, whose amino-acid sequence is MSAAPVLVNNFTVHLKDRLLFDIARFEPVPGTSTVITGTTGSGKSVFLKTLAGLLYGPFTMAGGMKLHGIDAYVGGKKTSLETWRSILHVGLTFVPAETAQAMNPALSLEQNLKIICPEAQELVARRLKEFFNLDFTRYAKQYPDEVSGGELQRITLMILLSRKADLVLLDEPTVNLDRQLRKRFITFLNDEILGKGKTILMASHDLDFVRALHLDVILRLENQKLITLDKLPDDVVIDKEKDDGTGAVGLDLRDVSQHYMVRGVFGDRPSWAYKHLDVTFRRSHIYGVTGPSGCGKTTMIKAILRLLDGTSGTIDLGGQDLVALKPHERGGDPEAFKPYRRKIAIVQQDSRFSFFPDLKVRDSLKEIGKVYGNPAFYAEDRVQALMDKIQLRRVLLDNLPRSLSSGEMKRMDIVRALAAEPDVILLDEPFAHIDFETRALVMKAIAEYLKEKAAILIVVTHEDFDLQYFIQTDYDFLSLVDNARPV
- a CDS encoding ABC transporter permease subunit, with the protein product MRFLRFLALELGLRGVVFTLVGTLALVGLYLASVGASADLYLKTLGAFWSMVTLNPDFSLQTAGFSAGEIISSGAAITFPLALVSLLFLVVIALVGASTAASSTYLRTVQGGRRALGLGALGGLLASLLSAVPLFVGFWLLYGSSGMNPSPMLIALVVVVLGGLGWDAARFLTLDMKRQIDTTHTLVFSTLGPAVGRVLPLPGTVTGYLLNSAAPRFIPYVAGKVPAIIGGVTIAEMVFNFPGLGSTLLDALVNMNTDTLIAAVFVLLAVNALVTFLVKSALFVLYPRWYEKAL